The following proteins are encoded in a genomic region of bacterium:
- a CDS encoding DUF2752 domain-containing protein, which yields QASDGRGVCALLESTGVACPTCGGTRAVLALGRGDLPGAAVENPLVAAGAVLLALWFLYAAAATALPRLRVTPHLSAVEARGLRIAAATAFAMTWIYEIIRQA from the coding sequence CAGGCCTCCGACGGCCGCGGCGTCTGCGCGCTGCTGGAAAGCACGGGTGTCGCCTGCCCCACCTGCGGCGGCACCCGCGCCGTGCTGGCGCTCGGCCGCGGCGACCTGCCCGGGGCCGCCGTCGAAAACCCCCTGGTCGCCGCCGGCGCCGTCCTGCTCGCCCTCTGGTTCCTCTACGCCGCCGCCGCCACCGCCCTGCCCCGCTTGCGCGTCACCCCGCACCTGTCCGCCGTCGAAGCGCGTGGTCTGCGCATTGCCGCCGCGACGGCTTTCGCCATGACCTGGATCTACGAGATCATCCGCCAGGCCTGA